The Cynocephalus volans isolate mCynVol1 chromosome 12, mCynVol1.pri, whole genome shotgun sequence sequence CCATCTCTGTCATCATCAATTCACTGATCATATGACAATTGTGCCATAAATGATTTCCCATGAAACCATACATGTGAGTTGTAAAAGAGGTGCCAGTGCAAGAGTGGTAGATAACATGTGGGTCTGAACCACCTGCTCCCAGCTTAATGTACCTTCTGACCTTGCTCCTGCTCCATCCTAGATGTACAGTATTCATCTTTTAATGGATTATTCTAGGGGCAGAATGTCACTTTCATTTGATGATGGAGGGCTGCTATGCACACCCAACCTTATGACTGAGTCAAACAACATTCAGTTCATGTTGAGCAGCCAAAGTCACATGGGACTTGGTCAAGCATTCATTTTCTATCCAGTCCCAGTAATAAACAGccaaaagatgtttttaaaaaggagaatagATATCCACAGCAGATGGCATATTTTTTCTCAGAATCCTAAATTTCTGCACTGTGACTCACCTCTAGGAGACTGCAAAAGTCTACATACAACACACCTCTCTTCACTGACACTTCAAGCAGCATCAGATCTGCTACAGTATATGACTCAAGTGGCAGAGAATCTTGCATGGCAGCCTATCCGTGTTGCAGAGCCTTCTTTGTTCTGGACCCCACTTGATACTGGCATTTTTTTGTGTCAAAGTAGCATGTAGTATAGGTGATGTAACTCAGGAATAGTAAGGACCATATGTCGTAACTTTTCCTTCGTTTTGGAAGGAATATCTTGACATTCTCTGGGCCaatagatttctagaaattttactGAGATGGCAGATCCTTTAATTTCTGTGGAATTTATTCCCCACCTCCTTGCCCCCAAGTGTCTTACAAATATGCCTAGATTCCTTGCCACTTCCTCTTCACCAGTCCATTCATTACGCTATCCTCAATAAAAAGGAAACGTGATGTTCTGAACAAGAAATTTCTTGTTAGATTATGACATAGGGCTGGAGTTGATATATGCCTATGATAGAGAGTGGCAATATATTGTTGTGTTGACCTTTCCATCTGAAAGCTAGCTATTTGATGCTATTTAGTAACACGTAcagattaatattaatattaataacaggtagccattgctttgagtGTGCTTTGTCTTCAAGACTGGACTGGTAAAGCCatatttcatctcctgttaccattcttcaaagaaatgcttcaggatcttgatctgacttgtttaaaatttccattgaaagctctgttcTTGTCTGCAGCTAATCTGGTTGCAACAGTTTTGACACTCGTGGAGTAGAAAGTTTGcttaactgtaatttttcagtcagaactgtgtaagctgaaccaattgagatctCTACATGTCggctattttttcttctgttaattgtTGTTCTCCTTCAATTAGGGAgtgaagattaattttttctatgcaaattgatgtggatggtctgctaccgtgggcttcatcttcaacaccaTCTTATCCcatcttaaaacaagttatccgtTTGTAAACTATTGATTTCTTTAGGGCATCGCCCTgtaaactttttataaagcatCAATAATTTCACCATTTTTTCACGCAAGATTCACTATAAATTTGATGTGTATGttattgcttcaattttagcagaattcatgttgctctgatagaggatcttttcaaactgatgtgtTATTCTTCTTAGTGCTTCATACtggatcctgttcagacatgttataaaatTTAGTATgggtttattttggtgcaaaaattttttgagatccatgcataattttttcataatacacattttcatggactttttgaagactctttgtATTATTCTTTGATGATTTGGgtcatctaatttttatttctttttttatttttctaatagtaaaatgttttttaaaaaaagtttttatagcagtttcagttttacagagaaattgtgcagaaagtacagatagtttcCCTATcccttccacacacacatacataatttctcttgttattgacatgttacattagtatggtaaatttattataattatgaatcaatattgatacattattttaaaattaattcaacaTTAGGGTTCCCTTCTTATATAGTTCTATGGgctttgccaaatgcataatgtcacaTATTTACTATTATGATATtgtacagaatagttttgctgccctacaAGTCCTCTGTGCTCCCTCCCTCATTGCCTgaaatcctggcaaccactgattttttattttaatttcttttggatgCAACTCTGTGCTGATAAGATTTGAAGTTGGGGTTAAGAGACACCATCTTATTTGAAGGACTTAGGAATATTTTCTTTCccaagtgtttttgttgttgttgtttgtttgtttttgttttttgacattttaaaatcaatcagATGAATAGATCGCCCTCTTATAATGAAATATTGGgctctagcaaaaaaaaaaaaaaaaaaaaatcacttaccaAACTTTCTCCCCTGGCCAGTTTTCTAGAACCCATCTTTTGATATTCAACCTCTTGGATTAAGCAGTGACTAACTGATAATTCCTCAAAAATGTGCTCTTCCTCAGAGTGACTTATTCAGTATCTAACATTTTAATCTAAGTTCATATAAATTTTGGTTATCTGATGACTGGAGAAGTTGGGGCCCCAGCACAGATGTTAGAAAACCCCAAGTTGAGGGAAGATATTTGAAGGGGGGTGGAGCGAAAGTATAGAATTGAGGCCATGAGGGTTCCAAAGACAAGGTTCATCTATTCACTTTTTTCCTAAGTCTGACTCattcacaaaaattttttaaatgtaaattaagaaaGCATGTGTTTCTCAAGGAATATCTGCTTTATAGAAGTAAAAGATGATAAttcttgggggaggggaaaaCAGGTATAGCGAAAAAGGCACTTATATACAGGTTCTAGGAGATATGTTTATTTGTCCCAGCAACAAAACCAAATCTTGAACAGCAGCTGCAATTGAAGCCAACTGTGATTAAATTTAAGATAATCCACTGTCATCCTACCAGATTCATCTGTCTTCTGCATTGGCCAAACTGGCAAGTTGAATGAAAAAATGGTAAGATTCAAACACTGACATCTTTCAAGTTCTTCCTGGTGATACTAACCTCTGCAATTTCTCACAAAATGCTATACGTTCGATTCACTCTTTTCGTTGATAAATGTAGTTCTATTGGCTTATACTTGGCCTTTCCTACCATAATAGTCATCACTCCATGGGTCAGGAAACCATTGGGGGGATATTTCCAATTACTGAGTTagtctattccaattatgcacTCCATCACTGAGGAAATAACCACACGATGCATTTAGGGACTCAAATTCTATAGTTGCTGTGAGATGAACCCAAGGTAAAACTCAATTGATCACCTAACTTGGGTAAGCCCTAACTCTaatttgtggagtatactaacatttataaagcaaatgtatttcacagggcctagtttacAAAGCCCTGTAatttcaggtttaacctaactttttaaaattacatctagaaatgttaaccttgcaaaagacaggaagctttccccaggctaaagtctctgatatagataaagaattctaacacagtaAAATTGCTGACTCTCAAGGACAGACACCCTTGacagcaggttaacctactgattgatatgttaagaaagttgctttattgttatgtaaaaatactgaggaaactgctgtaggaaaacatggtatttgctaagaacaagcttttcttgatggatcgacttaaccttttgcaaattgcattatgggatgtcactttgttatttcactgatgttaccaacatctattgttaaactatacttaacgatacctccacctatgttctttttttgtgactttctgtcctggagaataaatactgagacagaaccccagttcagggttaatttcctaaGGAAGAATGCCCCTCTTTTGAGGGTTCTAGGAAATGaaccccttcagggtgtctcactgctcaggagaaatgggctttgagtaatcctttttgcatctctgtcatcTCATGTgagacaaagcaacaaaatggtgccacGTGTGAGGAGTTCTCACTCAATGGATCcaagactgacctgccaagccttggaaaggaaaaggatgTCCACTACTCATCCCATCAAAAGGGAAGTCCCAGTAAGGGAGACTCATCCCTGTAAAGGGGGTCACAGGCAGTTCCCAATTAGGGGTCCATGCCTGTGGCAGGtcaagttaggtcttttcaaccccaaaggtacttttccctctttttcacttttaaaatatggataatttgttaataaaaggggagactgaacatctCCATCACCGCATtagtgaggcaaagcaacactaatTGGCAGATTAAAGTTTTGGAGTTTCATGTCAGCTTGAAACCAATGTCCAGTTATTCCTGAAAAGTATGATTATTTCCTTAATGTACAATTACACTGGTAAATGGCTTTGGGTCCCCAAATCTTGCCAGTGTAGCATAATCTTTACCCAAGAAAAGCTGGAATCCTCTTCTTTCAAGGCTCAGCACCTATGAACCAGCTCAAATCTGAGAGTTAATAGAGGGGCCACACTCTATGTTTTTGGTGATTCAAACACCTCTGTTTACTATACCCAGAGTGTTTTGGCTTATATAGATTAAAAAGAGACTTTAGTGAGCTTGCTCTGTGTTTTCATAGTAGAGACACTATAATCAACTAGGCAATACCAGAAACCTCTGTGGATCACACTATTCTGATTACCGCTGCGGATCTGCTGTCTGTTAGAGTAGCCACTACAACCTTGTATTTGGCAGTTAAGTGTTGCCACTTGGCCTCTGATACCCTAGGTTCACACCATGTTCAATGTGTTTAGGGAACTCAGTTAAGTGGAAGCAATTCCCAGTGTAATTTACTACTTAAAGGGAATAGAAACTGCATGGCTCTTTAACGATACTGATGCTCCCTAAGAGAATATATTTGTCACAGCTGTGGTGAAAAGTGTGTCCTCTGAATCCTGTTGGGATGAATGAGCAGGTTTTATGTGTAAATTCACTCTAGCATCCCGGTCTCCTTAAGTTTCTTGATACCTTCTTACACAGTACACCAAAAACTTTAGGCCTTCCAACTTCATTTAGTGTGTATGTGGTCCACATTTTAGTCAACCAATCAAGacaattattaaagaaattccCAGCTAATCAAGCTATAATGTCAAACCTGGATTCTCTTCTAAGTGGGCCCATAACAAGAAATTCAACCTGATGCATCTTTATATTTTACCTTGATTCTTTACCCTAAAAAGTGTAAGACAAATAGGGGTTCGATGTCACCAGGTTTATCAGAATTTATGTAAATTCCCCCATTCCAATGTCCATTCCAATGTTTAGGATCCCATTTTTTCCAAATCAATGCCCCAACTTCAATAAAGAAACCCAGAAGGTTTAGGAATTCAGTTTGCTTTGTAATTCTGCCACACAGAAGATTGGACTGTGGTTTGGTTTCAGAAATCTTGGTCCTCCAACTACAGGAGATAAGGGTTTCTTTCAAAGCAATCACAGAAGCATTCAGGTCCTTTATGGAGAGATTGAGCTGGGAATTTAAAGCTCTGAgctcaatattttctttcttcagattCTCTATCACTATTATAAGCAACCAACCAACCCCATTATACTCATTATTTTGACTAAACTGTCCTAAAACAGCAAAAATTTCATTACCCAGAGCCATAACTTTTGTAGATACTTGATTACAGTTTTCTGAACTAATGTTTTGAGTAACAGTTTTGCCGGTGTTTGTAATGGGCCACCAGTGCCTGCTTGACCACTAAAAACAGGGGCATTAATGCCTTTAAATCATCCTTAAGATTGTGTTCTTCTGAAATTACTTTTAGTGTCAATATACAAGCATAGATAgagagatgatagatagatatatacataaacacatagaGTCCTAGAGTCTTCATCAGCTCAGGCTAgtacaacaaaataccataaactagatGGCTTATACAACaggtatttatttctcacacttctggaggctagaaagtttaagatcaaggtgctggcaaattAGGTTCTTGGTCAGGGTCCTCTTCCTATcatgaaaacagttttttttttttttgctaaatctTCACgtggcagagagggagagacagatcttttgtgtttcttcttaCACAGGCAGTAATCCCATGAaaacaatcatcatcatcatcatcatcatcatcatcatcatcatcatcctcatgaCCTAACTACCTCCCCAAAGCACaatctccaaataccattacattggggaTAGGGTTTCAACAATTCAGTTCATAGAAGATAGATGAATAGACAGAGGATAGATAGAAAGAAGATAGATAAGTACATAGAGAGGCAGAACATAGATAGATTTACAAGAAGTTTATTGTAGGGTTTTGACCTTGTGCATCTGGGAACTGTCTGAACTTTCCTGAAGACCACAGGACAGGCAGATGGACAGGGAGGATGGGTGTAAGGTGGGGGAGAACAAGAACAAGCTAGAATTTACGGCATGGGCAGAATTACATGAGGAACTGAAATCTGTGTTAGTTCTTGTTGACTCTGACCTCAAGTTTACTAGCCTCCTACAGAAGCCAAGGTACATTGTCACAGAGCTAAGCATACATACCTAGATCTATAGTTGAAGAAGCTGAAAAAAGATCAAGAGGAAAGTGAAATTGTTGCAGGCTTGGTTGCTGCCTAATGACAGCAAAATAAGCCAGCAGATGAATAACAACCTATGTGAGCTACAAAATGGCTTTTGCCTCTCTCCATCTTCTAAATACAGTCGTGGGTGGCATAAATGATGTTTGTGTCAATGAAGGACTGCATATACTATCGTGGTCccttaagattataatggctatgtTACATAGTGTAGGTGAGTAGAAGACTATACCATCTAGGTCTATGAAAGTACATtttatgatgttcacacaatggtgaaattgcctaatgactcATTCCTCAGAATGTATCCCATCGCTAAGTGACATGTGACTATATCCCACAAGAATCTCTCTTGTGGTCCACCATAATAGTAAACCACAACAGAAAACAGGGAGGAAAATCCTGGAAATGTATTTCAACTTAGACAAGCTGTATTGCCAGAATGCCCAAGAAAACTTTCaatggaaacatttactttctgaTTTTGATAGTGGTTTCACAGATGTATACATATGTCGAATCCCCTCCAGTTATAAACCTTAAGGGTTACACTTTATTGTGCATCTATTATAACACAGTGAAactgtaaaacaaacaaagaaacaaaacaaggcaaatccaaacaacaaaaaaaccctgccacCTAGCGTGAGTCAACTCAGACTCTAATTGGCTTAAGAGACTCAGTTACTATTCCCTGTCACTAACACTTCTCTCAGTGTCCTGGGATTTCCCCACCCTGCTCTTTATCtgactttaacttttttttttttccctgctacAGATTTTCAGTTGTTTTAGCACAATGttaccagacttttttttttggttggttggttggttggttggtttttctattttaattgacTTAGGGATTAACAGAGTTTCTCAAATTTTTAGCTTGAAAATTTCTATCACTTTTTGGAAAACTTTTGGCCATCATCTACTCAAATattactctttcattttctacATCATTTTCCTCAAGTATGTTCAATCTTTGACCAGATATCACAGAAGGCCGCAGCATCGTAACTATAATGCCAACAAGACTCATCTTGTTTACATCACATTTTTATGGAATGACAAATGGTCAAGTGTTAAAATCAGTTATTTTGTCAAGGGCTAAAAGCACCATCTCAGAAAGAAGCTAAGTATTATTACATAACATTAAAATTTCAATAAGAAAGTTATTCAAGTCTGACAACAtatgtaataacaaaaaaatttttcaattctGTTAGTTTTCTAAAGTTACTATATTAGATATTTGTGATAGTATGCAAACACTGACTTTCAAGTGAAGTAAGGTGGgagcaaaattttttttactacatCTTCCAGTAAATGGTATTGCTTGTGGTGatgtttttactattattattttctatttgttttcctcTCTAAGAGGAACTGAGCGAGATATagcctttttttcattttcagttactAGACTTTAATATTTGACTCATGCTGATGATGCAGTTTCACAAAGCAATCCCACACACTAAAGTTTTTGTGCACTGCTTGAAAAAGTTAGGTAAGAAATGCTTTCCCTCCCACGGCTCAGTTCGATAACTTTTTAATGAAGCTTCGGGAAACGAATGACTTGATTAAGGGATGCATTAAAGTAGTATACTAGAGGTAATAAGTTTATAAAGTAATGAGTGaataacatgttctttttttttttttttttttgtctttttcgtgaccggcactcagccagtgagcgcaccggccattcctatataggatccgaacctgcggtgggagcgtcgctgcactcccagcgctgcactctcccgagtgcgccacgtgTTCTTTTTTTTAGGTAGATGAAGAATACTCCTTAGGACCAGATAGCATCTATCCATACATTCTGAAGATAGTCTGGGATTAAACTTTGTAGCTCTTAGCTCAAAATGAGCACTCTCTCATTTAAAACAACCCTTAAACTGGGGAATTTATGGATTGTCAGTACAGAAATAAGAAGGTGTCCTGGAACTTATGAAAGTTTAAATAATGAATTCCTTTTACTCACTAGAAAAATTATGTCCTATTAACAAAACAACTGAATCTTAACGAGGCTTAACCAAATTTACATAAACGATTTTAACTGGGGGAACTCTTACTTGAAAAATGCTATTCTTAAAGGGATACAAATGCATTTGAACCACATATAATATGTGAAGACtagaaaaattcttgaaaatgatCCCCTACCAAATGCCattaaaaaacacaagaaatcATTATGAAAGAGTAATATATCGGAGCAAACTTTCACTGATTTGAAAACATCGAAGAGATACGtatcccactcccaccccacctccaccattCTAATCTGTCATTGACCAATTTGTGGCCTTGAAATACCGTGGATTTAAGACAGCCACATTCTTGGTGAAACAGTAACTCTTTCCTCACTCAACAGAACAGAAAAGGAATAAGACTTAGAACTCTGAGGGAAACCCCTTTGCAAAGCAGAGCTGCAAGATATAGTCAAAGttgaaagcatttgagaaaaactCTGGAATCATACAGTCGTGTTAATATTAACTCTGAAAATATTCTCACAAACGAGTACATTAGTCATTCAAACTTCTGAATAACAAGATTATGCACTCAATATAGAAAGCTGATTTACAAAgacttgaaaatgaaatatttaacattaaaacCTGTaatcaacattttaatatttttcctaaataatttGGACATTGAAATGCGCTttacgtgtggtatttctctttctgtgcctgactcgtttcacttaatataattctctcaaggtccacatgttctcacttattggtgggagctaaaaattaatatataaattcacacacacacagaaaaaaaaaaaaaccggggggggggggaagaagataaaacaaccacaattacttgaagttgatatgacaagcaaacagaaaggacattgttgggggggagggaggagcgggaggagggagggaggttttggtatggggcaacaataatcaaccacaatgtatatcgacaaaataaaagttaaaaaaaaaaaagaaagaaatgcgcTTTACGTATAATCATTTATTATGTTTTGTAGAATCATAGAATCTCTGGTTAATAAGGATTTCAGGTTGATAGAATGATATGCTAATCCATCTTTTCTGCAAGTTTTATTAGCTACCAGTTTTCTTCCAGATAAAAGTCTGCGTGGGTTTCAATAGACTGCTTtgaattggcttttaaaatgttgtgtgtttctgtgtgtatgtgttcatgtGTTTTGAGAAAAATTATCTCTATTAATAAAATGTCTAGCTGCATATAATTCtttaatctgtctttttaaattgatCAACTATCACAAGATGAATATTTTAGGTTACTATAATCAATGTACTGCTGATGGTGTTTAAaaccacaaacaaataaatgagtgaacTAATGACTCAATTATTTGTCTGTTTAAGTCACTAGCGAAGtaactcactcactcactcacttgcTAACATCAGTTATGCATTAGATGTTTAGGTGTTTTTTGATATAATTATGGCTAGGTATAGAAAAACTGTCAAATTCTACATTTTCAATCATCTTTTTTCTCCTTAGTTTCCCAGGACATTTTTTTAGCATCTCTGTTAAGTAGTAAATTCTACATTATTAATCAACAAATGAGTAAAGAATTCAAGAGTATAAATTTGGCACTAATTAACTAACTGCTTTAGTAAAAGTTTGTTAACATCTCTAGAACTCACTTTTCTTCACCAGTATATTGAAAGAATTGGAGTAGAAATATCTGtagactatttaaatttaaaaattaccaatcTGTAAATCTGATCTATGAATTCTAAAAAATTAAtgtgaatataaaatgtttagaaaacagCAACTTTTACTTGTGATGGAGACACTGCCTAAGGAAATCAAATTATAAACACAGTTTAATATGAACAGAAAAAGACTTAGAAGGAATATGATTTATGCCTATTAAGTCAGTAACACCATGGATAATattaatacagttttattttatattcccattaaATAAGAACTAGAACAATGGTTAGGCACAACACTAAATTGTAAGAAATTTGCTACAAAGACACATTTCTCATTAGCTTCAACTTGAATCATCCCGTTATCTCTTTCGTGAATTCACTGAGTTTAATTTGCATATGAATCATCATTAGCTTTTTCCcatcaatattaaaataaacacatgttgattttctcttctttaaatccTAATTTTAAGTTTGAAAATAACCAACTTTATATAAATTCACTAATATTTTACTTAAGCTATTATGAGCAAGCTAAAGTAAATATCTTAAGTATATGAATTTAATTATGAAGTAACAAATATAGAGGTTGAAGACCATATGACaataaacagttttaaaaattcagtgtgAAAAACAAAGTATTAGAGTCATATTCCCAATTCTGACTTTCCTCTGAATCTTTTCTCTAAAAATgaggtaaaaataaagaaaaatagcacTGAAGTGTAAGATCATACACATACACCCAAACAGAACTGTAAATTTTTAAGAACAGTAAAATGGTAAAATTGGCTTAAATAAGCAGTTTTATTGTCTTAGTatttaaataggaaaattaataatactatgcagaaaatatatttaaattttaataatgtacAACTATGGTCTaaaggtttatttattattttaataacctcaaatagttttacttttttgaaaaaattgttATCTTATTGACCATATCTTTGAAGGCTATTTTCACTTGCTTATTCCTTAAAGTATAGATGAAAGGGTTCAACAGAGGGGCAACTGAGGTATTTAAAACAGCCACTCCCTTATTAAAAGTTTCTGAATCCTTAACAGAAGGATTTATATACATGAAGATACAGCTTCCATAAGAAAGTGAGACCACAATCATATGAGAGGAACATGTAGAAAAAGCTTTTCTTCTCTGCTGAACAGAGGGGATTCTTAGAATGGTCCTGATAATGTACGTGTAGGAAAGAATCACGAGCATCAAGGTGAAGATGAGGGTCACTGCAGCAAGGACAAACTCAATTACTTCTATCAAATGTGTGTCTGAACAGGATAAATGCAACAGTACAGTATAGTCACAGCAATAATGATTGATGATGTTGGATGCACAGAAAGGCAGCTGTAGGGTCATTATATGCGGCACAATGACAACTAAAAAACCAGAGAACCAGGAACATACAACAAGTAGAATGCAAAGCCTCCTGCTCATCATAGCTGTGTAATGCAGGGGTCTGCAAATGGCCACATAGCGATCATAGGACATGGCAGCTAGAAGGTAAAATTCAGTTGCTCCTAGAAGAATTGCAAAAAAATACTGAGTGAAACAACCACCAAAGGAGATAGTCTTGTCTCCAGTTCCCATATTGACTAGCATTTTGGGAACAAAGACAGAAGTAAAGGATATTTCCAAAAATGAAAGATTCCGGAGGAAGAAATACATAGGAGTCTGGAGGTGATGATCCAGCAAGGTCAGAATGATGATGGTCAAGTTTCCCATGATACTTAAAACATAAGTTagcagcagaaaaaggaaaagcacaGCTTGAAGCTTGACATCATTTGTCAATCCAAGAAGAATGAACTCTACCACTGGTGTTTCGTTTCCCATCACTGACTTCAAACAAATTAAGGCAGAGTGTAATAATAATGGTAAAGGCTGGAATAAAACTGAAGGCTCCAGATTTTTACTGAAATACAAAATCAAAGTTGatacaattagaaataaaattttaaactctgaatcttttttcacttaatataattttctctaagtccattcatgttgttgtgaataggagcatttcattcttgtttataatagagtagaattccattgtgcagatataccacagtctccttatccactcatctgatgatggacatttgggctggttccaactcttggctactgtaaatagtgttgcaataaacaagtcaggcacagaaagagaaataccacatgttctcacttatttgtgggagctaaaaataagtaagtaaataagtaaataaataaataaacaaataaacaaacaaacaaacaaataaataaataaaggagggggaagaagacacaacaatcaaaacaattccttgaatttgttaagacaagtgaacagatatgatgtagtgagggggaggggaacgacggagag is a genomic window containing:
- the LOC134361307 gene encoding olfactory receptor 6C4-like is translated as MGNETPVVEFILLGLTNDVKLQAVLFLFLLLTYVLSIMGNLTIIILTLLDHHLQTPMYFFLRNLSFLEISFTSVFVPKMLVNMGTGDKTISFGGCFTQYFFAILLGATEFYLLAAMSYDRYVAICRPLHYTAMMSRRLCILLVVCSWFSGFLVVIVPHIMTLQLPFCASNIINHYCCDYTVLLHLSCSDTHLIEVIEFVLAAVTLIFTLMLVILSYTYIIRTILRIPSVQQRRKAFSTCSSHMIVVSLSYGSCIFMYINPSVKDSETFNKGVAVLNTSVAPLLNPFIYTLRNKQVKIAFKDMVNKITIFSKK